DNA sequence from the Alteribacter lacisalsi genome:
AACATTATTATAGATAATGGTTCCTGCAGCTCCGGCATTCTTAGCATTGATGGCTTTATCAACAAAAGCGAAATCACCACGGCTGATCAGCGCGATTTTTCCTTCGAAATCCTGACCTTCAAAATCCTGGGGATACCCAAGACCGGCATAGGCAAACTCGAATTCTCCTTCACTGAGAGCAAGAAGATCATCTTCATTCGGGAAGCCCATAACTTTAGCGCTTGGATAATCAACACCTTCAGATGTGAAGATCTCAGCATTAAAGACATTGTAAGGAAGGCGTGTAGCCCCAACTGAGATTGCTTCACGTGAGGTTCCGGGAGATCCGACTGTCCAGTTGTTCGGTCCGGAGTTCCCATTTGATGTAACAGCTACAACGCCCTCGGCCATGGCCCAGTCCAGAGCGATGGAAGTCGCCCAGTCAGGGTTGTTCAGGCTGTTTCCAAGTGAGAGGTTCATCACATCTGCACCATCCTGTACGGCCCGCTCAATTCCAGCAACAACGTTTTCTGTGGTACCGGAACCACCTGGACCAAGGACCCGGTAGGCAAGAAGAGTGGCATCAGGTGCAACGCCTTTAACTTCAGTGCCATCTGCAGCAACCGTACCAGCTACGTGAGTCCCGTGGGTAGTTGAACCACCACGCGGGTCCCCGGGAGGGGTTTCCTGTGGATCGTCATTATTGTCTACAAAATCCCAACCCTTGTAATCACCGAAAGCATGTGCCAAATCCGGATGAGTATAATCCGTACCTGTATCGATGATTGCAACAGTTACTCCTTTACCCGTAATCCCAAGCTCATTCCATGCACGATCTGCACCAATGAATGGACCACTTTCCATCATGGATGGGGAGAAAGAGTCCGGATCGACTTCCTGAAACTCCATTGCATCAATCTGATATTCCACATCGGGATACACAGCTTTAACCCCGTCTACATTTAAAAGTGCTGTGATCTCAGTCTGTGGAAGTGTGACAGAGAATCCTGAAAAAACGTAATCATATTCCCGGTTAACACTGCTGTTAGGCGCAGCGCTATGTACTTCGGAAACCACGTTGTTTCTGACCCGCTCAAGGCTGCTCTTGGTTTGTGATTTACCAGTTTGTTTCGCCTCAACAAGAGATGGTTCATTCATTTCAACGATAACAGTAACTTCTTCATCAGAAGACAATTCATACGTGCCGAAAAGTTCGGCTACATCAAGTTCATTGTTATTGCTGGATGATGCCCCCGGTACAAACGATGTCATAACGAGAAGCAAAGCAAGAAACGTCAATGTCACTCTTGAAGAATACCCCTTCACCCTTCATTCCCCCAATTTTTTATTCAAAGCAGTCAGTAAGTCCCGTGATGATCCTCCCTCCCCAAAAATAAACGCCTTAAGGAATTTCGCGGAAAGGCAGTTTTTTCCTTGTATCGAATGACTTAATTATCTGAATATTTAAATGAATCTTAGGTACTGTAAAATTGGGAAAAACTCAGGTAAATGGCACTAAGGTTTTAAAATAAAAATAAATAAAGCTCTCCTCAGTGAGGAGAGCTACTGTCAATCGTCCTGTTTTTTTAATTTTAATATTGTTCCTGTAGTGGCATCCACGAGAAATTCAAATGCATGAAGCTGACCGTCAATCGTGCAGGAAACCCCGCCGCGGTAAACAGAATAGGAGAGGTTATCATTATGAAAATCCTCTGCCATCATGTGAATCCAGGACCCATCAATGGAACCGAAGTCCTTCATCTTCCGTTTTACAATTTTTAATGCTTTTTCAGGAGAAAGATTACAGTCGTTTTTCTCCAACTGCTCTTTTGCGAGCCATGTTGCGGCTACTCCAACAGCAACACCGGCAATAAAACGCTTCCAACTCATTCAATTCACCATCCTAATCGTAAATGTCGTAGGAGTTATTCTGCTCCTAGTATATCGAAAGAAGAAATAAATGCCAAATGCAGCGGCTGATTTTTTGATATAGGGGTTTGCAAAAGGTGAATGGTCCACTTGAGGCGGCAAGAGTTGTTTCGGTTATCGGAAAAAGTGGCAAGCTTCACAACATTTCGTTAAGATAGTAGAAGATACATAATGAGAAGTATAGAAGGGAGATTTTTTAATGAATCAGGAAACGTATAAAATGTTTGAAACACTCACACAGCTTCCGGGGGCACCGGGCAATGAGCATCAGGTTCGTAAATTTATGAAAGCCGAACTTGGCAAATACAGTGACGAAGTCATTCAGGACGGCCTGGGCGGTGTGTTTGGGGTGAAAAACGGGGACGAAAACGGACCCAAGGTCATGGTTGCCGGTCATATGGACGAAGTCGGGTTTATGGTAACCCAGATTACAGATAAAGGCTTAATCCGCTTCCAGACTCTTGGGGGCTGGTGGAGTCAGGTTCTGCTTGCACAGCGCCTTCATATCATTACGGAAAATGGTCCGGTAACCGGCGTGATCGGTTCAATCCCGCCGCACCTTCTTGACGAAGCAAAGCGCAGCAAACCTATGGACATTAAGAATATGTACATTGATATTGG
Encoded proteins:
- a CDS encoding S8 family serine peptidase is translated as MKGYSSRVTLTFLALLLVMTSFVPGASSSNNNELDVAELFGTYELSSDEEVTVIVEMNEPSLVEAKQTGKSQTKSSLERVRNNVVSEVHSAAPNSSVNREYDYVFSGFSVTLPQTEITALLNVDGVKAVYPDVEYQIDAMEFQEVDPDSFSPSMMESGPFIGADRAWNELGITGKGVTVAIIDTGTDYTHPDLAHAFGDYKGWDFVDNNDDPQETPPGDPRGGSTTHGTHVAGTVAADGTEVKGVAPDATLLAYRVLGPGGSGTTENVVAGIERAVQDGADVMNLSLGNSLNNPDWATSIALDWAMAEGVVAVTSNGNSGPNNWTVGSPGTSREAISVGATRLPYNVFNAEIFTSEGVDYPSAKVMGFPNEDDLLALSEGEFEFAYAGLGYPQDFEGQDFEGKIALISRGDFAFVDKAINAKNAGAAGTIIYNNVAGEHPDVPGMAIPSIKTTLADGQKLLDELEKGNNTVSFDITLVGEVGETVADFSSRGPVMNTWMIKPDVSAPGVNILSTIPTHNPSNPHGYGASQGTSMAAPHVAGAAALLLEKNPDWSVEKVKAALMNTAEEMINPATGKPYPLNTQGAGSIRVVDSLTVETLAFPGSHSFGSFLKENGRQVERQHFEITNLSDERKRYSIDVTFHDENAANGINVSTSSNLQIQPGKTQKVNMNVQVDTRNLERGYYEASITLTHGSEVITVPAILFVGEPDYPRVTGASLSGSGGNYTVSSTLPGGADVLRYDMFHLTPAGGVGGLIGNIHVTEKVPAPGHSFSWDGTVNGNQLANRQYVLGVYAEKGGLPTQRYYLVTKR
- a CDS encoding PepSY domain-containing protein, with translation MSWKRFIAGVAVGVAATWLAKEQLEKNDCNLSPEKALKIVKRKMKDFGSIDGSWIHMMAEDFHNDNLSYSVYRGGVSCTIDGQLHAFEFLVDATTGTILKLKKQDD